DNA from Bacteroidota bacterium:
AGCCGTTTCGAGCAGGCGGACGAACTCAGCGCGGTAGCCGTGCGGGTCGGTGCTGCGAGCGGACTGCGCGAGCATCTGCGCGTTCTCGAAGCTGGCCCGGCCTCGGTGCTCCGAGTCGCGCAGCAGCAGGCCAAACTCGGCCACGGCAGCCGCGAAGCGGAACGACTCCGAGGTCTGGTCGAGCGCTACGTCGCGGTCGATGAGCGCGGTGTCGAGCAGGCGGCTCGTGTCGCCGTCGGGCTCCTTGTAGCGGAGCTTGACCGTCAGCATCTCCGGGTTCGCCGCTGCGTCGGGGCGGACCGTCTGCTGCTGATACTTCAGCTCGTCGACGCCTGCCGTCGGGACCTCGATGCCGACAGGCACAATTTCATACAGTGCCGTCACCGAGTGGCCCGCGCCGAGTTCGCCCGCGTCCTTGGTGTCGTCGTTGAAGTCCTCGTCGGCGAGGAGGCGGTTCTCGTAGCCGATCAGCCGGTAGGCCGCGACGTGGGCCGGGTTGAACTCGACCTGAATCTTGACGTCTTTGGCAATCGCGACGAGCGTCCCGCCCATCTCGCTCACGAGCACCTTGCGCGCCTCGTGGACCGAGTCGATGTAGGCGTAGTGCCCGTTGCCGTGGTCGGCAATCGTCTCCATCTTCGAGTCCTGGAGGTTGCCGGTCCCGAAGCCGAGGACGGAGAGGAAGACCCCGCTCTCGCGCTCGGCCTCGATCAGCCGCATCATCTCGGCATCCGACGACGGGCCGACGTTGAAGTCGCCGTCGGTGGCGAGGATAACGCGGTTGTTCTTCTCCGGGTCGAAGTGCTCGCGAGCGAGGTCGTAGGCGAGCTTTAGCCCTGCCCCGCCGGCCGTCGAGCCGCCCGCCTGGAGCCGGTCGAGAGCTTCGAGGATCGCGGTCTTGTCGCTCGTCGGTTCGAGGACGATGCCTGCCGCCCCGGCGTAGACCACGATCCCGACGCGGTCCTGCTCGCGGAGGTTCGAGGCGAGGAGCCGGAACGCCTGCTTGAGGAGCGGCAGCTTGTCGGGGCTGTTCATCGAGCCCGACACGTCGAGCAGGAAGACGAGGTTGCTCGGCGGCAGGTCCTCGGTGTCGATCCGCTCGCCCTGGAGCCCGATGTGGACGAGCCGGTGCGCCGGTGCCCACGGCGCCTCGGACACCTCGGTGACGACCGCGAACGGGTGTGCGCCGTCCGGGTCGGGGTAGTCGTACTCGAAGTAGTTGACCAGCTCCTCGATGCGGACGGCGTCTTTGACCGGGAGCTGCCCGTCGCCGAGGAAGCGGCGGACGTTCGCGTAGCTCGCCGCGTCCACGTCGATGGAGAACGTCGAGAGCGGCGCATCGGCCGGCCGCCGGAAGTCGTTCTCGACGACCGCGCTGTACCCCTCGCGGTCCGTCGGCGGCGGGCTGTTCACCCGCACACCGTCGACGTAGTAGCTGATGTCCTGGCTACGGCTGCCGCGAATGGAAAGGTCAGCTCCAGACACCGTTCTCGGCACACCGATGGCGTCTTTCTGAATCAGCGGGCGCGCGTACTCAACCGTGATCTCATCTAGCTGGACATCGGTAGCTAGCTCAAAGTTCTTTTCCGTCGTGAACCCGTGCTCGATCACAACCGAATCGGCAGAGACCGATTTAAACCCGACGAAGGACGCCGTTACGGTGTAGGTGCCAGTGGGGATGCCGATAATGAAATAGTTGCCGCCGAGGTCCGTCGCTGCGCCGAGCTGGGTGCCTTCGATGATGACGTTTGCACCAGGGAGCGGGTCGCCGAGGTCGTCTACGACCTGGCCGGCGAGCTTGCCGGTGGCGGGGTTGGGTGGGGCCTCGGGAACGGCAAGGTGGGCCGCGACGAGCAGGACGAGCGGGAGCAGAACGAAACGAATCCGCATGGGGACCTCCGTACATGTTGGTGTGAGCAAGAGAGACACCTGGCCGAGGACAAGCGTTGCCCTAATCAACCCGGGCGGCGCGAACGCCGGAAAGTCCAATCGTGCCCCCGGCATCGCCTGCCCCCGGCACGGCTCAGTGCCCCGCACCCTCGTCACGCATCCACAACGAGGGCCGCCCCTGCTTATTGCAAGAGCAGCCTCCAGGCGCTGGAATCGCCGCTTTTCGCTACCGCATCCGCCCGAGGGTCTGCGTTGCGTGCACGTCCTCGCCGACGAGTAGATCGCTCGGCACACGCACCTCCGAACCGGAGCGGAGAACGTTGCGTAGGCACTTCTCTAACCCACGACTCGCGCACGTTCGAGGCCCATGATGAGCATTCAAGAGATCGAACAGACCATTCGCACCGCACCACTGGACGACGTGCGGAGGTTGCAGCGCATCCTGGACGAGCGGCTGGCAGGAGCCGAAACAGCAGGCGGCGACGGAGCGCAGGCGGGCAGCTTCCATGACCGCGCCAAGCACTTGATCGGTCCGCCGAGTGGTGTTCCCGATCTTGGCAGCAATCCGGAGCACATGAAAGGCTTTGGCCGGGATTCGCTGTCGTGACCCGAGCTGCCATCGTCGACACCGGGTTCCTCGTCGCCTATCTCGATCCAAGCGAACAGCACCACGTCTGGGCGGTCGCGCAGGCCGAGCGACTGGCCCCACCGCTGCTCACCTGCGAAGCCGTCATCGCGGAGGCTTGCTTTCTGCTCCAAGACCGGACGGGCAGCACCGACCGTGTGCTGAAGCTACTGCTGTCCGGGGCTCTTGTCATCAGCTACAGCGCGCGGCGATGAGCAGCCAATCGAGAGGCTGATGGCGAAGTATGCTGACCAGCCGATGAGCTTCGCCGACGCTTGCCTTGTGCGGATGAGCGAGCAGTATCGCGATAGCAGGATTATCACAACGGACAGTGACTTCCGGGTGTACCGGCGAGACGGACGTGGCACGATCCCCGTAGCGATGCCCTGATAGGGCCAGAGATAGTCTTTCTAGGGCACGAGCGTCCGGCGCGCTGCCGCTACCGCATCCGCACGAGGGTTTGCGTCGCACGCACGGTCTCGCCGACGAGCCGGACGTGGTAGACCCCGCTCGGCAGGTCCCGACCGCCGAGCGTGATGGACTGCTCGGTGCCGGCAGCAGGCGTGCCGTCGTAGAGCACGCGGACGCGGCGGCCGAGGCTGTCATAGAGTTCAACGCGGACCGCCTGCGCCGTCGGCACGACGAACCGGAGCGTGGCCTCGCTGCCGAATGGGTTCGGGAAGGCAGGGTCGAAGCGGAAGCCCTGCGAAGCCGCCGACGTCGCCGGCTCCGTCTCACCGAACGACAGCGCCTTGCCGGTCGCGTCGGTAGCGGTCCAGCCCACGAGGACGGGCGAGCCGGGCCGCGCTGCCGTGCCGGACTTGGCGAACGGGAAGCTGTCAGACGCGATGACCGCATCGGGGTAGGTTCCGGCGTAGGCGCGGTAGACGTAGCCCCCGGCCGGCGCGTTGCCGGGCACGCTCTGCGTGACGGTCTGCCCGCCACCTGCCCCCTGGGGCAGCGTCACGGGCGTCGCCGCGATGACCGGGCCGAAGGCACTCCCGTTCGGCAGCAGCACGTCGGTCCATACCTCAAACGACTGACTGGTTCCGGTGAGGTTCTGGAGGTCGATCTCGAACGAGAGCGCGCCGCCGGAGGCCGGGACGGTGATCGGCGCACCGAGTGGGGTGAGGCTGAGCGCGACGACGCTGCCGCCTGCGCTGAAGCCCGTCACGCGCGAAAGGCCGCTGACGCTGAACGCGCCGTCGCTGTCGTTGACGGTCGCCGTGAACGCACCGCCGCGCGAGGCTGGGCGGTCGGGGTTGAAGGTGAACGCCGAGCCGGACGCAGCCCAGTCAATATCCCCC
Protein-coding regions in this window:
- a CDS encoding PIN domain-containing protein, giving the protein MTRAAIVDTGFLVAYLDPSEQHHVWAVAQAERLAPPLLTCEAVIAEACFLLQDRTGSTDRVLKLLLSGALVISYSARR
- a CDS encoding von Willebrand factor type A domain-containing protein encodes the protein MRIRFVLLPLVLLVAAHLAVPEAPPNPATGKLAGQVVDDLGDPLPGANVIIEGTQLGAATDLGGNYFIIGIPTGTYTVTASFVGFKSVSADSVVIEHGFTTEKNFELATDVQLDEITVEYARPLIQKDAIGVPRTVSGADLSIRGSRSQDISYYVDGVRVNSPPPTDREGYSAVVENDFRRPADAPLSTFSIDVDAASYANVRRFLGDGQLPVKDAVRIEELVNYFEYDYPDPDGAHPFAVVTEVSEAPWAPAHRLVHIGLQGERIDTEDLPPSNLVFLLDVSGSMNSPDKLPLLKQAFRLLASNLREQDRVGIVVYAGAAGIVLEPTSDKTAILEALDRLQAGGSTAGGAGLKLAYDLAREHFDPEKNNRVILATDGDFNVGPSSDAEMMRLIEAERESGVFLSVLGFGTGNLQDSKMETIADHGNGHYAYIDSVHEARKVLVSEMGGTLVAIAKDVKIQVEFNPAHVAAYRLIGYENRLLADEDFNDDTKDAGELGAGHSVTALYEIVPVGIEVPTAGVDELKYQQQTVRPDAAANPEMLTVKLRYKEPDGDTSRLLDTALIDRDVALDQTSESFRFAAAVAEFGLLLRDSEHRGRASFENAQMLAQSARSTDPHGYRAEFVRLLETAEALVDAEVAAR